The following coding sequences lie in one Bacteroidota bacterium genomic window:
- a CDS encoding YncE family protein, whose product MRNFAILCTAAALCFAACRKEQQPHHPPAPAAKGLYVLNEGLFNMNNSSLTLYDLETGIAQTDFFELTNGRKLGDTGNDMGTYGSKLYIVTTGSSQLEVLDKKTGKSVAQVPLFEGSRARQPRALAFHNGYVFVACFDGKVLALDTLQFELKYLGQAGQNPDGMVLANHKLYVSNSGGLNFPAYDSTVSVFDPQTLTELRRITVGTNPGAIAADAYGDVYVVSRGNYSNIPSGITVIDSQTDLPKLRLNTEALQLYVFGDTAWITWIDYAGSMQSRIALMDVRSKHIVNPQFITDGTQPETVYGLHVDRSRGWVFVADARSFIHTGQVHVYNLSGKRQLSFTTGMNPSRMISW is encoded by the coding sequence ATGAGAAATTTCGCCATCCTGTGCACTGCTGCCGCACTGTGCTTTGCCGCCTGCCGGAAAGAACAGCAACCACACCATCCGCCGGCTCCTGCCGCCAAAGGCCTCTATGTGCTCAACGAAGGCCTGTTCAACATGAACAACAGCTCCCTCACCCTGTACGACCTGGAGACCGGCATCGCTCAAACCGACTTTTTCGAACTGACAAACGGCCGGAAATTGGGCGACACAGGCAACGACATGGGCACATACGGCAGCAAACTTTATATCGTAACCACAGGCTCGAGTCAGCTTGAGGTGCTCGACAAAAAAACCGGCAAATCGGTAGCGCAGGTGCCCCTGTTCGAAGGCTCGCGTGCACGCCAGCCCCGCGCACTGGCCTTCCACAACGGATACGTCTTTGTGGCTTGCTTCGATGGCAAAGTGCTTGCCCTCGATACCCTGCAATTTGAACTGAAATACCTCGGACAGGCAGGACAAAATCCGGATGGTATGGTGCTGGCAAACCACAAGCTGTATGTCTCCAATTCCGGTGGACTGAACTTTCCGGCTTACGACAGTACCGTTTCGGTATTCGACCCGCAAACCCTCACCGAGCTCCGGCGCATCACAGTGGGCACCAATCCCGGTGCCATAGCCGCCGACGCCTATGGCGATGTGTACGTGGTGAGCCGCGGCAACTACAGCAACATCCCTTCGGGAATCACCGTCATCGACAGCCAAACCGACCTTCCCAAACTACGCCTCAACACCGAAGCCCTTCAGCTCTATGTGTTTGGCGACACCGCCTGGATCACTTGGATAGATTATGCCGGAAGCATGCAATCGCGCATTGCCCTGATGGATGTGCGCAGCAAACATATTGTCAACCCGCAATTTATCACCGATGGCACACAGCCCGAAACGGTGTACGGACTGCATGTGGACCGCAGCCGGGGATGGGTGTTTGTGGCCGATGCCCGTTCGTTTATCCACACCGGTCAGGTGCATGTGTACAATTTGTCAGGAAAACGACAGCTGAGTTTCACCACCGGCATGAACCCCTCCCGCATGATCAGCTGGTAA
- a CDS encoding IS3 family transposase: MEQQEPDRVTGLCCSLLGYSRQAYYQYQKQQEKEAFQAELIVQEVLRHRKLQKRIGGRKLFGMMDSFLQQHTISMGRDAFFDVLREYGLLVRVRRRKAKTTDSDHPYRKYPNLIKEFIPIAANQLWVCDITYIVIGDGFGYLSLITDAFSRKIVGFCLHKTLSAKGTTLALKQALKNNPNTKGLIHHSDRGVQYCCHEYVEILKKNRIKISMTENGDPLQNAIAERVNGILKTELLEESSQSFAHAQEAVAIAISTYNHLRPHSSIGNLTPFEAHSLNNGTMPKRLWKNYYQPKQKQVDMEEV, encoded by the coding sequence GTGGAGCAGCAGGAGCCTGACCGGGTAACCGGTTTGTGTTGCTCATTGCTTGGTTACAGCAGGCAAGCCTATTATCAGTACCAAAAACAACAGGAAAAAGAGGCGTTTCAAGCGGAACTGATTGTGCAGGAAGTGCTTCGCCACCGAAAGCTGCAAAAGCGAATTGGAGGCAGGAAACTCTTTGGTATGATGGACAGTTTCCTCCAGCAACACACCATCAGTATGGGCAGAGATGCCTTCTTTGATGTGTTGCGGGAGTATGGTTTGCTGGTTCGCGTTCGCAGAAGGAAAGCCAAAACCACTGATAGCGACCACCCTTACCGAAAGTATCCCAACCTGATAAAAGAGTTCATTCCCATTGCTGCCAACCAACTGTGGGTGTGTGATATCACCTACATTGTTATTGGCGATGGCTTTGGCTATCTGAGCTTGATTACAGATGCCTTCAGTCGAAAGATTGTGGGATTTTGCCTTCATAAAACCCTATCGGCAAAAGGCACTACTTTGGCACTGAAACAGGCACTGAAAAACAATCCAAACACCAAAGGTTTAATCCACCACAGCGATAGAGGCGTGCAATACTGCTGCCATGAGTATGTGGAAATACTGAAAAAAAACCGCATCAAAATATCCATGACTGAGAATGGCGACCCGCTGCAAAACGCCATTGCCGAAAGGGTAAACGGCATACTGAAAACAGAATTGCTGGAAGAAAGCTCCCAATCCTTTGCACATGCTCAAGAAGCGGTAGCTATTGCCATCAGCACCTACAACCATCTTCGCCCACACAGCAGCATAGGCAACCTAACGCCTTTTGAGGCTCATTCCCTCAACAATGGTACAATGCCAAAACGCTTGTGGAAGAACTATTATCAACCTAAACAAAAGCAAGTGGATATGGAAGAGGTTTAG
- a CDS encoding transposase, whose translation MKKYDQKLKERVIADYLSGGGTYRHLQAKYGISFQIIHQWVQDFKGKGTNL comes from the coding sequence ATGAAAAAGTACGATCAAAAATTAAAGGAACGGGTAATAGCAGATTACCTGTCGGGCGGTGGCACTTACCGCCATTTGCAAGCCAAGTATGGCATCAGTTTCCAAATCATACATCAATGGGTTCAGGATTTTAAGGGCAAGGGCACCAATCTCTGA
- a CDS encoding ATP-binding protein, with the protein MIKRDLYLNQLREFIDKPLIKVITGIRRCGKSAMLLMLKDELMGRGVDDENIIHINFESFNYADLHEADKLYAHIKSKITNRRPYYVLLDEIQEVKGWERAVDALLVDFHADIYITGSNAHLLSSELATYLAGRYVEIQIYTLSFSEYLRFRGWQKKDDAVALRAEFSKFLRMGGFPVIHIADYSTDSAYRIIYDIYSSAILRDTVQRHNIRDVELLERVVRFVFDNVGNKFSAKNVADYFKSQQRKIDLNTVYNYLNALESAFIIYKVPRYDVKGREILKTFEKYFVGDQSLLYALMGYRDRWISGVLENIVLLELKRRGYRVFVGKADDKEIDFVAEKQERKVYVQVTWKMTEQSTIDREFAPLRNLRDHHPKYVVSMDENWTDNIDGIQHMHIADFLLLDNL; encoded by the coding sequence ATGATAAAAAGAGATTTATATCTTAACCAACTCCGCGAATTCATTGATAAACCCCTTATCAAAGTCATCACGGGCATAAGGCGCTGCGGAAAATCGGCCATGCTGCTGATGCTCAAGGATGAGTTGATGGGCCGGGGTGTGGATGACGAAAACATTATCCACATAAATTTCGAAAGCTTCAATTATGCCGACCTGCACGAAGCTGACAAATTATATGCACACATAAAATCAAAAATCACCAATAGGCGGCCTTATTATGTGTTGCTTGATGAAATACAGGAAGTAAAAGGTTGGGAAAGAGCGGTGGATGCATTACTGGTCGATTTTCATGCCGACATCTATATCACAGGATCAAACGCTCATCTGCTATCCTCTGAACTAGCTACTTACCTGGCCGGAAGATATGTTGAAATTCAAATATACACCTTGTCTTTTTCAGAATATCTCCGGTTCCGGGGCTGGCAGAAAAAGGATGACGCTGTTGCCCTGAGGGCTGAGTTTTCAAAATTTTTGCGCATGGGTGGTTTTCCGGTTATTCACATTGCCGATTATTCCACCGATTCTGCTTACAGGATAATTTACGACATCTACTCTTCGGCCATTTTGCGCGATACCGTACAAAGGCACAACATTCGTGATGTGGAACTGCTCGAAAGAGTGGTCAGGTTTGTGTTTGATAATGTGGGCAATAAGTTCTCTGCAAAGAATGTGGCCGATTATTTCAAGAGCCAGCAGCGGAAAATAGATCTTAATACGGTGTACAACTACCTGAATGCGCTCGAAAGTGCCTTTATTATCTACAAAGTGCCCCGTTACGACGTGAAAGGCCGTGAAATCCTGAAGACCTTCGAGAAGTATTTTGTGGGAGATCAGTCGTTGCTTTACGCTTTAATGGGCTACAGGGACCGATGGATTTCGGGAGTGCTCGAAAACATCGTATTGCTGGAACTTAAAAGAAGGGGATACCGGGTCTTCGTTGGCAAGGCAGACGATAAGGAAATTGACTTTGTAGCAGAAAAACAAGAAAGAAAAGTATATGTGCAGGTAACCTGGAAAATGACTGAGCAAAGTACCATCGACCGTGAGTTTGCCCCCCTGAGAAACCTGCGCGACCATCACCCCAAATATGTGGTTAGCATGGACGAAAACTGGACCGATAATATCGACGGCATACAACATATGCACATTGCCGATTTTTTGCTCCTGGATAACTTGTAA
- a CDS encoding CotH kinase family protein: MRYYTAFLLMTCWFVGPMLHAQQVRLNEIMSSNAVALADEDGDYPDWIELYNHGNEAVNLFNYGLSDDPQQPFRWRFPAVILGPGEYLVVYASGKDRPTAGQPLHTNFSISAEGEPIILKNQLGQTVDSLGPVALQRDVSWGRLVDEPLQLRYFQPASPGAANTTPAYTLLLGQVEASHTPGYYTTAFDLQLSHTQAGAQIVYTTDGAIPRAGSPTYSAPIPVFNRTSLPNGISMIPTNNNPDPGPPYYEGWQPPAGQVFKINVIRARALHPDAPPGPERTFTYIVDPAGAQRYRLPVFSLATDFENLFDAETGIYVYGNHNNYFQDGPEWERPANLSMFEQDGQPVFSENIGIRIHGNTTRSRPRKSLRIIAKSEYGSSWITHRLFPWKNINQYKRFLLRNGGNDWDFATFRDGFLQGLMRNMKVDRQDYRPAILFINGEYWGIHNLRDRYDEHYIYTKYGIQEHEMTMMENNSEHKYGSTAGVVPYNYMRGYISQNNMAQNVYYQPVKGMMDVESFIDFQIAHIFAMNTDWPGNNTLYWRYNRGSYDPNALNGRDGLWRWMLLDMDFGFGLPFNYVPGVGMGPAHNTLAFALASNGPAWPNPPWSTMIFRRLVQNEEFKNQFIHRFCDLLNTDLSEASVERQLDSLQALLSPYMQEHVNRWRRPGSLNEWNNNIQVMRNFARQRPAYVRQHLKSQFQLQEPVKLTIRINPPEAGKVLVNTATSSDGWSGWYFPGIPLCLRAQAAPGYRFVGWAGAASGIAEHTTLSLTGHAQVEALFEPSNDFQGDSLNPVAYRLANGPYRFGYWDANQPERTYPPHMVFQQSSKNDPGLNDPMTHPYHVPPSEMHGDDAGSIGFPYRLTRRTRLNGLGDQGISLINTGRGRDLGAVVLALDTRGLHGITVGWTGGTVLPNSRVYAIRLQYRTSLDQPFVDVPGAGGEPVEYQRSATAGHTQVFAPVTLPPQADNQAYVQLRWKYYYTGQQINASDGSRDMLRLDDIEVNALNLSTSENTMPSVEARLWPNPATNATNLQLNIAENQKLSIALYDAGGRLVKRFYEKLFHSGGHQLTLAVDDVRPGMYYVRIAGDRTNRTLKLSLTR; encoded by the coding sequence ATGAGATATTACACCGCCTTTTTGCTGATGACCTGCTGGTTTGTTGGCCCAATGCTGCATGCCCAGCAGGTCCGACTGAACGAAATCATGTCGTCGAATGCCGTTGCATTGGCCGACGAGGATGGGGATTACCCCGATTGGATTGAGCTATACAATCATGGCAATGAGGCAGTTAATCTGTTCAATTACGGATTGAGCGACGATCCGCAGCAGCCTTTTCGCTGGCGTTTTCCGGCAGTGATCCTTGGGCCTGGGGAATATCTGGTGGTGTATGCCTCGGGGAAAGACCGTCCAACAGCGGGGCAGCCTCTGCATACGAATTTCAGCATCAGCGCTGAGGGCGAGCCCATCATCCTGAAAAACCAGCTGGGTCAAACCGTTGATAGCCTGGGGCCGGTGGCATTGCAACGCGATGTTTCGTGGGGCCGCCTTGTGGATGAACCGCTGCAGTTGCGCTACTTTCAGCCAGCCAGTCCGGGTGCAGCCAACACCACGCCTGCCTACACCCTGCTGCTTGGTCAGGTGGAGGCCTCGCACACACCGGGCTATTACACCACGGCTTTCGATTTGCAGCTTAGTCATACCCAGGCCGGAGCACAGATTGTTTACACCACTGACGGGGCCATACCCCGTGCCGGCAGCCCAACATATTCCGCACCTATCCCGGTATTCAACCGCACCTCTTTGCCCAATGGCATTTCGATGATTCCGACCAACAACAATCCCGATCCCGGGCCACCTTATTATGAAGGCTGGCAGCCACCGGCAGGTCAGGTGTTCAAGATCAATGTGATACGTGCCAGGGCCTTGCATCCCGATGCCCCTCCCGGTCCGGAACGCACATTTACATACATCGTCGATCCGGCGGGTGCCCAGCGCTACCGTCTGCCGGTGTTTTCGCTGGCTACCGATTTTGAAAACCTGTTCGATGCCGAGACCGGCATCTATGTGTACGGCAACCATAACAATTACTTTCAGGATGGTCCGGAATGGGAACGTCCGGCCAACCTGAGCATGTTTGAGCAGGACGGTCAGCCGGTGTTTTCGGAAAACATCGGCATCCGCATTCACGGCAACACCACCCGCAGCCGGCCGCGTAAGAGCCTGCGCATCATTGCCAAAAGCGAATACGGCAGCAGCTGGATCACGCATCGGCTGTTTCCGTGGAAAAACATCAACCAATACAAGCGTTTTTTGCTTCGCAACGGGGGCAACGACTGGGATTTTGCCACCTTTCGCGATGGTTTTCTGCAGGGGCTGATGCGCAATATGAAGGTGGATCGTCAGGACTATCGCCCGGCCATCCTGTTTATTAATGGCGAATACTGGGGTATTCACAACCTGCGCGACCGTTACGACGAGCATTACATCTACACGAAATACGGCATCCAGGAGCACGAGATGACCATGATGGAAAACAACTCGGAGCACAAATACGGCAGCACGGCGGGGGTGGTGCCCTACAACTATATGCGCGGCTACATCAGCCAGAACAACATGGCGCAGAATGTGTATTATCAGCCGGTGAAAGGCATGATGGATGTGGAGAGTTTCATTGATTTTCAGATTGCCCACATCTTTGCAATGAATACCGACTGGCCGGGAAACAACACCTTATACTGGCGTTACAACCGGGGCAGCTACGACCCCAATGCCCTGAACGGTCGCGACGGGCTATGGCGATGGATGCTGCTCGACATGGACTTCGGGTTTGGCCTGCCTTTCAACTATGTGCCCGGGGTGGGCATGGGGCCGGCGCATAATACGCTGGCTTTTGCACTTGCCTCCAATGGTCCGGCCTGGCCCAATCCGCCCTGGTCCACGATGATTTTTCGCAGGCTTGTTCAGAATGAGGAGTTTAAAAATCAGTTTATTCACCGTTTCTGCGACCTGCTCAACACCGATCTGAGCGAAGCCAGTGTGGAGCGGCAGCTCGATTCGCTGCAGGCCCTGCTTTCGCCTTATATGCAGGAGCACGTCAACCGCTGGCGCAGACCAGGCAGCCTGAACGAGTGGAACAACAACATCCAGGTGATGCGCAACTTTGCCCGCCAGCGGCCCGCTTATGTGAGGCAGCACCTGAAAAGTCAGTTTCAACTGCAGGAACCGGTAAAGCTGACGATCAGGATAAATCCGCCGGAGGCCGGAAAAGTGCTGGTAAACACTGCCACGTCTTCTGATGGCTGGTCAGGCTGGTATTTTCCTGGCATTCCGCTCTGCCTGCGCGCGCAGGCTGCGCCGGGTTACCGCTTTGTGGGCTGGGCAGGCGCTGCTTCGGGCATAGCCGAGCACACCACCCTCAGTTTGACTGGTCATGCGCAGGTGGAAGCCTTGTTCGAACCCAGCAACGACTTTCAGGGCGACTCGCTCAACCCTGTGGCTTATCGTCTGGCCAACGGGCCATATCGTTTTGGTTACTGGGATGCCAACCAGCCCGAGCGCACTTATCCGCCACATATGGTGTTTCAGCAAAGCAGCAAAAACGACCCCGGCCTCAACGATCCGATGACACATCCATACCATGTGCCTCCTTCGGAAATGCATGGCGATGATGCCGGCAGCATTGGTTTTCCATACCGCCTTACCCGGCGTACGCGCCTCAACGGACTGGGCGACCAGGGCATCTCGCTGATCAATACCGGACGCGGGCGTGACCTTGGGGCTGTGGTGCTGGCCCTGGATACCAGGGGGTTGCATGGCATCACGGTAGGATGGACAGGTGGTACAGTCCTCCCTAATTCGCGGGTCTATGCCATCAGGCTGCAATACCGCACCAGCCTCGACCAGCCTTTCGTCGATGTGCCCGGAGCTGGCGGCGAACCAGTGGAATACCAGCGGTCGGCTACAGCAGGCCATACACAGGTGTTTGCACCCGTTACCCTGCCACCCCAGGCCGACAACCAAGCCTATGTGCAGCTCAGATGGAAGTACTATTACACCGGTCAGCAGATCAACGCCAGCGACGGCAGCCGCGATATGCTCCGGCTCGACGATATTGAGGTGAACGCACTGAACCTGAGCACTTCAGAAAACACTATGCCGTCAGTTGAAGCGCGTTTGTGGCCCAATCCTGCCACAAATGCCACAAATTTGCAACTGAATATTGCTGAAAATCAAAAGCTCAGCATTGCCCTGTATGATGCAGGCGGCCGGTTGGTAAAGCGCTTTTACGAAAAACTTTTCCATTCAGGAGGCCATCAGCTTACGTTGGCTGTGGACGATGTCCGGCCCGGCATGTATTACGTGCGGATTGCAGGCGACAGGACAAACCGTACGCTCAAGCTGAGCTTGACGCGATGA
- a CDS encoding acyl-CoA thioesterase, producing MFAIELKVRDYECDMQGIVNNAVYQHYLEHARHEFLLSQGLSFARLTAEGILLVVKRIEIDYQHPLRSGEVFEVQCSISRISPLRFAFHQRIVRLPDRKPVVEAKVIGTSINAQGRPFLPAVIDELFGKPA from the coding sequence ATGTTTGCCATTGAGCTCAAGGTGCGGGATTACGAATGCGATATGCAGGGGATAGTGAACAACGCTGTATATCAGCACTATCTGGAGCATGCGCGGCATGAGTTTCTGCTGTCGCAGGGGCTGAGCTTTGCCAGGCTCACGGCCGAGGGTATCCTGTTGGTAGTGAAACGGATAGAAATTGACTATCAGCATCCTCTGCGCAGCGGAGAGGTGTTCGAGGTGCAATGCAGCATCAGCCGCATCTCACCCCTGCGGTTTGCTTTTCATCAGCGCATTGTCAGGCTGCCCGACCGCAAACCTGTGGTTGAAGCCAAAGTTATAGGCACTTCCATCAATGCCCAGGGCAGGCCGTTTTTGCCAGCAGTGATCGACGAGCTTTTCGGAAAACCGGCCTGA
- a CDS encoding S46 family peptidase, with amino-acid sequence MMKRIVLFFLLFAGLMQGVRADEGMWLPMFVKRLNHAEMQKMGLRLTPEEIYSVNNASLKDAIVGLSNSPTPNGYFCTGEIVSSQGLVFTNHHCAYDLIQKHSSVENDYLTNGFWAKSFAEELPNEGLTASILISMADVTDSVMAVLNDKMSPDERGAAIRKKTSELRKSFNPEGKYHVVVKSFFEGNEFYLFIYQVYRDVRLVGAPPSAIGKFGGDTDNWMWPRHTGDFAVLRIYTAPDGSPADYSKDNVPLKPKHHLPISLDGVQNGDFSMIWGFPGSTDRYLTSFGVNFNLGKQYPVIIDLFGKRLEAWKQYMDADPAVRIKYASKYAQVANTWKYLIGQTRGLKKLNIMGRKQAEELQFSEWVSSDEALTEKYGKVLAELEAGYLAMGQTIQPMLYNNFAGAGGAEIIGFASSFVQLRELLKPIAKADLPKDKAMADKMRKEREEQVKKTIESLRGAIEGHFKNYHAPADQLVLQYMLEAYSNNVEPGAQPEAFRNLMKRHNGNYAAAAADVFARSMLSSPEKVEALLNKPSLKTLQNDPALQLADGFSSKMMEVAGPFRQAQASIGNARRLWMAGLREMQPQRAFYPDANSTLRFTYGSVKDYYPADAVHYNYITTHKGILEKEDPSNDEFIVPEKLKSLIQTLDFGPYGDNGTLVTCFISTNDITGGNSGSPVINGKGELIGIAFDGNWEAMSGDIAFETDLQRTISVDIRYVLFVIDRYAGATNLIDELDIRKSEPKPVRVEAY; translated from the coding sequence ATAATGAAAAGAATAGTATTGTTTTTCCTGCTGTTTGCAGGGCTGATGCAGGGCGTCAGGGCCGACGAAGGCATGTGGCTGCCCATGTTTGTGAAGCGCCTCAACCATGCCGAGATGCAAAAAATGGGTCTCAGGCTCACCCCCGAAGAGATCTACAGCGTAAATAACGCCAGCCTGAAGGATGCCATCGTGGGCCTTTCGAACAGCCCAACACCCAACGGATATTTCTGCACCGGCGAAATTGTTTCGTCGCAAGGCCTTGTGTTCACCAACCATCACTGCGCCTACGACCTTATCCAAAAGCACAGCTCGGTTGAAAACGACTACCTGACCAATGGTTTTTGGGCAAAGAGCTTTGCCGAAGAACTTCCCAACGAAGGCCTGACGGCTTCAATCCTGATCAGCATGGCCGACGTTACCGACTCGGTGATGGCGGTGCTTAATGATAAAATGAGCCCGGATGAGCGTGGAGCAGCCATCCGTAAAAAGACCTCCGAGCTGCGCAAAAGCTTTAATCCCGAAGGAAAATACCATGTGGTGGTAAAGAGCTTTTTCGAAGGCAACGAGTTCTATCTGTTTATCTATCAGGTGTATCGCGATGTGCGTCTGGTAGGTGCTCCCCCATCGGCCATTGGTAAATTCGGCGGCGATACCGACAACTGGATGTGGCCCCGCCACACCGGCGACTTTGCCGTATTGCGTATTTACACCGCCCCCGACGGCTCGCCCGCCGACTACAGCAAGGACAATGTACCGCTCAAGCCCAAACACCACCTGCCCATCAGCCTCGACGGAGTGCAAAACGGCGACTTTTCGATGATCTGGGGTTTTCCGGGGAGCACCGACCGCTACCTGACAAGCTTTGGGGTGAACTTCAACCTCGGGAAACAATACCCGGTGATTATCGACCTGTTTGGCAAGCGCCTCGAAGCCTGGAAACAATACATGGATGCCGATCCGGCCGTGCGCATCAAATATGCCAGCAAATATGCCCAGGTGGCCAACACCTGGAAATACCTCATCGGCCAGACCCGCGGGCTGAAAAAGCTTAACATCATGGGCCGCAAACAGGCCGAAGAGCTGCAATTCAGCGAATGGGTGAGCTCGGATGAGGCATTGACCGAAAAATATGGCAAGGTGCTGGCAGAACTCGAGGCCGGCTACCTGGCCATGGGCCAAACCATCCAACCCATGTTGTACAACAACTTTGCCGGAGCCGGTGGGGCCGAAATCATCGGCTTCGCTTCATCCTTTGTCCAGCTGCGCGAACTGCTTAAGCCCATTGCCAAAGCCGATCTGCCCAAAGACAAAGCCATGGCCGACAAAATGCGCAAAGAACGCGAAGAACAGGTGAAGAAAACCATCGAAAGCCTGCGCGGCGCCATCGAGGGCCATTTCAAAAATTATCATGCTCCGGCCGACCAGCTTGTGCTGCAATATATGCTCGAGGCCTACAGCAATAACGTAGAACCCGGTGCACAACCCGAAGCCTTCCGCAACCTGATGAAAAGGCACAACGGCAATTATGCAGCGGCTGCAGCCGATGTGTTTGCCCGATCGATGCTCAGTTCACCCGAAAAGGTGGAAGCCTTGCTGAACAAACCCAGCCTGAAGACCTTGCAAAACGATCCGGCCCTCCAGCTGGCCGATGGTTTTAGCAGCAAGATGATGGAAGTGGCCGGCCCATTCCGTCAGGCACAGGCATCCATTGGCAATGCCCGCCGGCTGTGGATGGCCGGATTGCGCGAAATGCAGCCCCAGCGTGCCTTTTACCCCGATGCCAACAGCACCCTGAGGTTTACCTACGGCAGCGTGAAAGACTACTACCCTGCCGATGCAGTGCACTACAACTACATCACCACCCACAAAGGCATACTCGAAAAAGAAGACCCCTCGAACGATGAGTTTATCGTGCCCGAAAAGCTGAAATCGCTGATCCAGACCCTCGACTTTGGTCCGTATGGCGACAACGGCACCCTGGTGACCTGCTTTATCAGCACCAACGACATCACAGGAGGCAATTCGGGAAGTCCGGTGATCAACGGCAAGGGCGAACTCATCGGCATTGCTTTCGACGGCAACTGGGAAGCCATGAGCGGCGACATTGCATTCGAGACCGACTTGCAGCGCACCATCAGCGTTGATATCCGCTATGTGTTGTTTGTGATTGACCGCTATGCCGGAGCCACCAACCTGATTGATGAGCTCGACATCCGCAAATCGGAACCAAAGCCAGTGCGTGTGGAGGCATACTGA
- a CDS encoding Zn-dependent hydrolase codes for MKALKTTFFAGALALMAVSCGAPQKQQTPDPMDQLVNKYAKVELTSDISHLSDNEKQMLVLLFEAAKIMDDIFWTQNIGPKEEFLSTITEPRLRLFAEINYGPWDQLDNQKPFIEGYGPKPAGAQYYPADMTKEEFEAFSDPNKTSLYTLIRRDENGALKAVWYHEAYAEQTEKAAALLEQAAALAADEGFANYLRLRAKALRTDDYLESDMAWMDMRNNNVDMVIGPIENYLDGLFGYKAAHEAFILIKDHKWSDRLSRYAQFLPELQKQLPVDEVYKQEVPGSDADLNAYDAVFYAGDCNMASKTIAINLPNDERVHLSKGTRKLQLKNTMKAKFDKILVPIAEELIAPEQREHIAFDAFFSNVMFHEVAHGMGIKNTINGQGTVRKALKEMYSPLEEAKADILGLYLVTKLHEMGEYTDTEIMDNYVTFMAGIFRSVRFGAASAHGKANMMTFSFFLNEGAFTRKDDGTYAINLDKMMEASKKLTGMILKAQGDGDYEMVKNWVTTDGVIKDQLKADLGRITAKGIPVDIYFEMGPHMLGLK; via the coding sequence ATGAAAGCATTGAAAACCACATTCTTTGCCGGTGCACTGGCCTTGATGGCCGTTTCGTGCGGTGCTCCGCAAAAGCAACAAACCCCCGATCCGATGGACCAATTGGTGAACAAGTACGCCAAGGTGGAGCTCACCTCCGACATCAGTCATCTGAGCGACAATGAAAAACAGATGCTGGTGCTGCTTTTCGAAGCCGCAAAAATTATGGACGATATTTTCTGGACACAAAACATCGGCCCGAAAGAAGAATTTTTGTCCACCATCACCGAACCGCGCCTGCGCCTCTTTGCCGAAATCAATTACGGCCCATGGGATCAGCTCGACAACCAGAAGCCCTTCATCGAAGGCTATGGACCAAAGCCCGCCGGAGCACAATATTACCCGGCCGATATGACCAAGGAGGAGTTTGAAGCCTTCAGCGACCCCAACAAAACCAGCCTCTATACCCTGATCCGCCGCGACGAAAACGGTGCACTGAAAGCAGTATGGTATCACGAAGCCTACGCTGAGCAGACCGAAAAAGCCGCTGCCTTGCTCGAGCAGGCTGCTGCCCTGGCTGCCGACGAAGGTTTTGCCAACTACCTGCGTCTGCGCGCCAAAGCCCTGCGCACCGACGACTATCTGGAAAGCGATATGGCCTGGATGGATATGCGCAACAACAATGTGGATATGGTGATCGGCCCTATCGAAAATTACCTCGACGGCTTGTTTGGTTACAAAGCGGCTCACGAAGCCTTCATCCTGATCAAAGACCACAAATGGAGCGATCGCCTCTCGCGTTATGCACAATTCCTGCCGGAACTTCAGAAACAACTGCCAGTGGATGAAGTGTATAAACAGGAAGTGCCGGGCTCGGATGCCGACCTCAACGCCTACGACGCCGTTTTTTATGCCGGCGACTGCAATATGGCCAGCAAGACTATTGCCATCAACCTGCCCAATGACGAGCGCGTACACCTGAGCAAAGGCACCCGCAAGCTGCAGCTGAAAAATACCATGAAGGCCAAGTTCGACAAGATTCTTGTGCCTATTGCCGAAGAGCTCATCGCTCCCGAACAGCGCGAACACATCGCCTTCGACGCCTTCTTCAGCAATGTGATGTTTCATGAAGTAGCCCATGGCATGGGCATCAAGAACACCATCAACGGACAAGGCACCGTACGCAAAGCCCTGAAAGAGATGTATTCGCCCCTGGAAGAAGCCAAAGCCGATATCCTCGGTCTTTATCTGGTGACCAAGCTCCACGAAATGGGCGAATACACCGACACCGAAATCATGGACAACTACGTCACCTTCATGGCCGGCATCTTCCGCTCGGTGCGCTTTGGTGCTGCAAGCGCCCATGGCAAGGCCAATATGATGACCTTCAGCTTCTTCCTCAACGAAGGCGCTTTCACACGCAAGGACGACGGCACCTATGCCATTAACCTCGACAAGATGATGGAAGCCAGCAAGAAGCTAACGGGCATGATCCTGAAGGCCCAGGGCGACGGCGACTACGAAATGGTGAAAAACTGGGTGACCACCGACGGCGTAATCAAAGACCAGCTGAAAGCCGACCTGGGACGCATTACCGCCAAAGGCATTCCGGTGGACATCTATTTCGAGATGGGACCCCATATGCTCGGCCTGAAATAA